From Plectropomus leopardus isolate mb chromosome 17, YSFRI_Pleo_2.0, whole genome shotgun sequence, a single genomic window includes:
- the si:dkeyp-113d7.1 gene encoding zinc finger protein 679 produces the protein MTDLEAECLGLGLPPECGSPPPSLDAALQVDCGTGPDCPTPTLGSLAAEIAEPLVMLPCVKSEPEDGDLEPIRTVDLSEIQPLSTAELGQDQIKMEISGLDYIKSEHHGHHGDHHLCHFQHGDVTELDYKSHYEPSSVFDYISQVTDTLEYIKSDHHVDLQCYYTELSSLKCEYPESNTMSSHLQHNGLESIHMAELRTELNKLRPDALLMDGMGKLDPEFGGGALYELQPAEQGKTAEVAAAGQGGGGASLVTTKTQSPTVRKPRNMQGEKPFSCTQCGKNFSTLGNLKTHQRIHTGERPYTCSQCGKSFGQAGNLKRHQLIHTGQKPYVCAHCPKGFTKADDLRSHQRLHTGERPFICVTCGKSFGQSKELKAHQLSHTGERPYCCQHCGKSFTKETSYRNHVQIHTGEKPFTCSQCGKTFSNSGVLKTHEKIHSGERPFGCTQCGKSFGRLGHLKAHQQIHTGERPYACPHCGKTFSQSGHLKAHEQIHKRERVDTASSSSSSSSSSSTVGSDSS, from the exons ATGACGGACTTAGAGGCTGAGTGTTTGGGCCTCGGCTTGCCCCCCGAGTGCGGCTCCCCTCCGCCTTCTCTGGACGCCGCTCTGCAGGTGGACTGCGGCACGGGGCCCGACTGCCCCACGCCCACGCTGGGCTCACTGGCGGCAGAGATTGCCGAGCCGCTGGTGATGCTGCCGTGTGTGAAGAGCGAGCCGGAAGACGGAGACCTGGAGCCCATCAGGACCGTGGACCTGTCGGAGATCCAGCCGCTGTCCACCGCCGAGCTGGGCCAGGACCAGATCAAGATGGAGATCAGCGGCCTCGACTACATCAAGTCCGAGCACCACGGTCACCATGGCGACCACCACCTGTGCCATTTCCAGCACGGCGACGTCACTGAGCTGGACTACAAGTCGCACTACGAGCCCAGCTCCGTGTTCGACTACATCTCCCAG GTGACGGACACTCTGGAGTACATCAAGTCAGACCACCACGTGGATCTGCAGTGTTACTACACCGAGCTGAGCTCCCTGAAGTGCGAGTACCCAGAGTCCAACACCATGTCCAGCCACCTGCAGCACAACGGCCTGGAGTCCATCCACATGGCCGAGCTGCGCACCGAGCTCAACAAGCTGCGGCCCGACGCCCTGCTCATGGACGGCATGGGCAAACTGGACCCTGAGTTCGGAGGGGGGGCGCTGTACGAGCTGCAGCCGGCCGAGCAGGGGAAGACGGCGGAGGTGGCGGCGGCCGGgcagggtggaggaggagcaAGTCTGGTCACGACCAAAACCCAGAGCCCGACGGTGAGGAAACCTCGCAACATGCAGGGGGAGAAGCCTTTCTCCTGCACGCAGTGCGGCAAGAACTTCAGCACGCTGGGAAACCTGAAGACGCACCAGCGCATCCACACCGGCGAGCGGCCCTACACCTGCTCGCAGTGCGGCAAGAGCTTCGGCCAGGCGGGCAACCTCAAGCGTCACCAGCTGATCCACACAGGCCAGAAGCCGTACGTGTGCGCTCACTGCCCCAAAGGCTTCACCAAGGCCGACGACCTGCGCTCGCACCAGCGGCTGCACACCGGCGAGCGCCCGTTCATCTGCGTCACCTGCGGCAAGAGCTTCGGCCAGTCGAAGGAGCTGAAGGCGCATCAGCTGAGCCACACGGGCGAGAGGCCGTACTGCTGCCAGCACTGCGGCAAGAGCTTCACCAAGGAGACCAGCTACCGCAACCACGTGCAGATCCACACGGGCGAGAAGCCCTTCACCTGCTCGCAGTGCGGCAAGACTTTCAGCAACTCGGGCGTGCTAAAAACCCACGAGAAGATCCACTCGGGCGAGCGACCGTTCGGCTGCACGCAGTGCGGGAAGAGCTTCGGCCGCCTCGGCCACCTGAAGGCTCACCAGCAGATCCACACGGGGGAGCGTCCGTACGCCTGCCCGCACTGCGGGAAGACTTTCAGCCAGTCGGGTCACCTCAAAGCACACGAGCAGATCCACAAACGGGAGCGCGTGGACACggcgagcagcagcagcagcagcagcagcagcagcagcacggtGGGCAGCGACAGTAGCTAA